The Teredinibacter sp. KSP-S5-2 genome includes a window with the following:
- the lpxA gene encoding acyl-ACP--UDP-N-acetylglucosamine O-acyltransferase: MSSPLIHPTAIVDSNAEIADDVRIGPYTIIGPDVVIGEGSIIESHVVIKGPTRIGKNNRIYQFSSVGEDTPDLKYQGEPTRLVIGDGNIIREGVTIHRGTVQDRSETTIGNDNLLMAYVHIGHDSVIGNHCILVNNASLAGHVVVNDWAILGGYTLVHQFCYVGAHAFTGMGCAVGKDIPAYIMVAGAPAAARNINVEGLKRRGFSKEQIADLTKAFKLIYRRGLTKEAAIEEINTMSSASQEFMQTLLASLEASQRGIVR; encoded by the coding sequence ATGAGCTCCCCACTAATACATCCAACAGCTATTGTCGATTCTAATGCAGAAATTGCAGACGACGTGCGTATCGGTCCTTACACCATTATTGGACCGGATGTTGTTATTGGGGAAGGTTCAATTATTGAGTCTCATGTTGTGATTAAAGGCCCAACTCGGATAGGGAAAAATAATCGGATTTATCAATTCTCCTCTGTCGGGGAAGACACGCCTGACCTGAAATACCAGGGAGAGCCAACACGTTTAGTTATCGGTGATGGCAATATTATTCGTGAAGGTGTCACGATTCATCGCGGTACCGTTCAGGATCGTAGTGAAACAACCATCGGCAATGACAATTTACTAATGGCCTATGTCCATATCGGGCACGATAGTGTGATCGGTAATCATTGTATTCTGGTAAATAACGCCTCTCTTGCTGGTCATGTGGTCGTGAATGATTGGGCTATTTTAGGTGGTTACACTCTGGTTCATCAGTTTTGTTATGTTGGTGCACACGCGTTTACCGGTATGGGCTGTGCCGTTGGTAAAGATATACCAGCATACATTATGGTTGCGGGTGCTCCTGCCGCTGCCAGAAATATTAATGTGGAAGGTCTAAAACGACGAGGCTTTTCCAAAGAGCAAATTGCAGACCTTACCAAAGCGTTTAAGCTGATCTATCGTCGAGGCTTGACCAAAGAGGCTGCGATTGAAGAAATAAACACGATGTCTTCTGCATCTCAGGAATTTATGCAAACCTTGTTGGCATCTTTGGAGGCTTCTCAACGCGGAATTGTGCGTTGA
- the uppS gene encoding polyprenyl diphosphate synthase produces MDGNNRWAKREGKQGIAGHRAGVERIRDVLSASRERGIEVITLFAFSSENWRRPPKEVEALMGLFYSYLKKEARKLADEGVALKVIGNRTRFTKSLRNAIDEAEALACKGDATLVIAADYGGCWDIAQSAQVLASQVKGGLIEPSDITEELITKNISTADLPPLDLLIRTGGEYRISNFLLWQAAYAELYFTDLLWPEFDSAALNVAVDEYYQRQRRFGKTSDQIAQEKKRA; encoded by the coding sequence ATGGACGGCAATAATCGTTGGGCTAAGCGAGAAGGTAAACAGGGGATTGCTGGTCATCGTGCGGGTGTCGAGCGTATTCGGGATGTGCTATCCGCCTCGCGAGAGCGTGGTATCGAAGTTATTACCTTATTTGCCTTTAGCAGTGAGAATTGGCGTCGCCCTCCCAAAGAGGTAGAGGCTTTGATGGGGCTGTTCTACAGCTACCTGAAAAAGGAAGCGCGCAAGCTGGCCGACGAGGGCGTGGCTCTTAAGGTTATTGGCAATCGAACCCGTTTCACTAAAAGCCTACGCAATGCAATTGATGAGGCCGAAGCGCTCGCATGTAAAGGCGATGCGACTTTGGTGATAGCGGCTGATTACGGTGGTTGCTGGGATATTGCTCAATCCGCCCAGGTTCTCGCTTCTCAGGTTAAAGGTGGACTCATTGAGCCCTCAGATATTACTGAGGAGCTTATAACAAAGAATATTTCCACTGCAGACTTGCCCCCTTTGGATTTGTTGATTCGTACAGGTGGTGAATACCGGATCAGTAACTTTTTATTATGGCAAGCTGCTTATGCTGAGCTTTATTTCACGGATCTGCTATGGCCTGAGTTCGATTCGGCTGCATTAAACGTGGCTGTTGATGAATATTATCAGCGCCAGCGCAGATTTGGTAAAACCAGTGACCAAATCGCTCAGGAGAAAAAGCGTGCTTAA
- the bamA gene encoding outer membrane protein assembly factor BamA, with the protein MRKVLLFFWLWILSTVAFADAFKVSDVRIEGLQRVSASPVFAALPVQAGDIADAEVVRSTIRALFKTGFFANVQVARDGNVLIVILKEFPAIKSVTFDGNKAIKTDQLNDIFLDNGLSEGEILQQHKLEGITRELGRQYISQGRYSASVKTEIKDLPNNMVDIEVLIDEGKAAKIRHINIVGNNTFNDKELMDDFEQRESVWWKFFSSSDKYTKEKLTGDIETLESYYLDRGYLDFKILSSQISVSPDKRSVFITLNISEGDVYTVGSVDIAGDPIVSEARAKSLILLSKGDVYSQARVTATTEYMTTLLSNIGYTNAKVESNPIKQEGDERKVDLTFFIDPGKRVYVRRVEFKGNTQTKDEVLRREMRQLEGSSASNARIEQSKVRLERLGFFKEVSVETVDVPGSEDLVDVVYEVEEQPSGTINASLTYAQSTGIGVGLNVEQTNWLGTGKRVDFGVQQNSYQTVYSFNYNDPYFTPDGVSRGFTAFYRTRDYEKINVTSYTTDSHGVEVNFGYPISEISRLGASLGWVHQSVETGIYAPQEIKGSPHIFDYSSLVYVRQSDLQDVFLEKFAAGGTLGTAPPLVNGEYQEYSIPTYAVTEDMLFDTEPGFLDENGDSFNTARFGLNWSRITLNRGILATRGSSQRFNFMATVPGSELEYYKVTYDAQAFMPLTRNFTLRFKTTLGYGDGYGDMDELPFFENFYAGGFGSVRGYERSTLGPKASPAIHYETVYSSWEDKDGDGNYLDREELGPNTAGSDSRGAYVLCEDPYAQGATAYPCVPGKLDIGPRNYSNKNAFGGNILVELGSELILPLPSNSTQLVLFVDSGNAFSDNCRDTQKDCYTFDLGELKSSYGVGFTWISPMGPMTFSYAIPIDRVTTEDVKNDPTRSADLVERFQFTFGAGF; encoded by the coding sequence ATGAGAAAGGTTTTACTGTTTTTTTGGCTATGGATTCTTTCAACCGTAGCATTCGCCGATGCATTTAAGGTCTCAGATGTTCGAATAGAAGGTCTCCAGAGAGTTTCTGCAAGCCCCGTTTTCGCAGCTTTACCGGTACAGGCAGGTGATATTGCCGATGCCGAAGTGGTGAGAAGTACGATTAGGGCGCTGTTTAAAACCGGTTTCTTTGCAAATGTTCAGGTTGCCCGCGACGGAAATGTCCTGATTGTCATTTTGAAAGAGTTTCCCGCTATTAAGTCGGTAACCTTTGATGGGAATAAGGCCATCAAGACTGACCAGCTTAATGACATATTCTTGGATAATGGTTTATCCGAAGGTGAGATTCTGCAGCAACACAAGCTCGAAGGGATTACTCGTGAACTTGGTCGGCAGTATATTTCGCAAGGTCGTTATAGCGCTTCGGTAAAAACTGAGATCAAAGATCTACCAAACAATATGGTGGACATTGAGGTTTTGATTGATGAAGGTAAGGCGGCAAAAATCAGGCACATCAATATTGTTGGCAATAACACGTTTAACGATAAAGAGTTGATGGATGATTTTGAACAACGCGAATCGGTTTGGTGGAAGTTCTTCTCCAGCTCAGACAAGTACACAAAAGAAAAGCTAACCGGTGATATTGAGACGTTGGAGTCTTATTATCTGGATCGGGGTTATCTTGATTTTAAAATTCTTTCCTCTCAGATCTCAGTTAGTCCAGACAAGCGCTCAGTATTTATTACGCTCAATATTTCTGAAGGAGATGTTTATACCGTTGGCTCAGTTGATATCGCTGGCGATCCAATTGTCTCAGAGGCTCGAGCGAAATCCCTTATTCTGCTTTCTAAAGGTGATGTGTATTCTCAAGCAAGAGTTACTGCAACCACTGAGTATATGACTACGCTTCTTAGCAATATTGGGTACACCAATGCGAAAGTCGAAAGTAACCCCATTAAGCAGGAAGGGGACGAGAGAAAAGTAGACCTAACCTTTTTTATCGACCCTGGCAAGCGTGTCTATGTAAGACGTGTCGAGTTTAAAGGCAATACACAAACTAAAGACGAAGTGTTGCGTAGGGAAATGCGCCAGCTTGAAGGCTCCTCTGCATCTAACGCAAGAATTGAACAATCCAAGGTTCGATTAGAGCGTTTGGGTTTCTTTAAAGAAGTTAGCGTTGAAACTGTTGATGTTCCCGGTTCTGAAGACTTGGTTGACGTTGTATATGAAGTTGAAGAGCAGCCCTCCGGTACAATTAACGCGAGTTTGACCTACGCGCAAAGCACGGGTATTGGCGTTGGTTTAAATGTCGAGCAGACAAACTGGTTGGGAACGGGTAAGCGAGTAGACTTTGGAGTTCAGCAAAACTCTTATCAAACGGTTTACAGCTTTAACTATAACGACCCCTATTTTACTCCTGACGGTGTGAGTCGTGGTTTTACCGCGTTTTATCGAACTCGTGATTACGAAAAAATCAACGTGACATCCTACACAACTGATTCCCATGGTGTGGAGGTCAACTTTGGCTATCCGATTTCGGAGATATCTCGTTTGGGGGCGTCACTGGGTTGGGTACATCAGTCTGTTGAAACAGGTATCTACGCACCGCAGGAAATTAAGGGGAGCCCCCACATTTTTGATTATTCTTCGCTGGTATATGTACGCCAATCTGATCTCCAGGATGTTTTCTTGGAGAAATTTGCAGCAGGTGGAACGCTTGGAACAGCTCCACCGCTAGTTAATGGAGAATATCAAGAGTATTCAATCCCGACCTATGCTGTAACGGAAGATATGCTTTTCGACACCGAACCGGGGTTTCTTGATGAAAATGGAGATAGCTTTAATACTGCACGGTTCGGTTTGAATTGGAGTCGTATAACTCTGAACCGTGGAATCCTGGCTACGAGAGGTAGCTCTCAACGGTTTAATTTTATGGCGACGGTTCCAGGTAGTGAATTGGAGTATTATAAGGTGACTTATGACGCCCAAGCCTTTATGCCGTTAACGCGAAATTTTACATTGAGATTTAAAACCACTTTAGGTTACGGTGACGGTTATGGTGATATGGACGAACTGCCGTTCTTTGAGAATTTTTATGCTGGAGGCTTTGGTTCGGTCAGAGGATATGAGCGATCGACCTTAGGCCCTAAAGCAAGCCCCGCCATTCATTATGAAACGGTATATTCCAGCTGGGAAGATAAGGATGGTGATGGAAACTATCTTGATCGTGAAGAACTCGGACCTAATACAGCAGGATCGGATTCACGGGGGGCATATGTTTTATGTGAAGACCCTTATGCGCAAGGGGCGACAGCGTACCCTTGTGTTCCTGGCAAACTGGATATAGGGCCGCGTAATTATTCAAATAAGAATGCATTTGGGGGGAATATCCTTGTTGAGCTTGGGTCAGAGTTGATATTACCTCTTCCCTCTAATTCCACTCAGCTGGTTCTATTTGTGGATTCGGGCAACGCATTTTCTGATAATTGTCGAGATACTCAGAAGGATTGTTACACTTTCGACTTGGGAGAACTTAAGTCGTCATATGGAGTGGGGTTTACCTGGATTTCCCCAATGGGGCCGATGACGTTTAGCTACGCAATCCCCATTGATAGGGTAACCACGGAAGATGTAAAAAATGATCCAACTCGTTCTGCGGATTTAGTGGAGCGTTTCCAGTTTACCTTTGGTGCTGGCTTTTAA
- the frr gene encoding ribosome recycling factor yields the protein MLNEIKKDAEGRMKKSVDVLGQNFNKIRTGRAHPSILEGVSVSYYGNDTPLSQVANISVLDARTLSISPWEKQLTPEIEKAIHKSDLGLNPVTTGDLIRVPMPPLTEETRKNYIKQARNEAENGRVSIRNIRRDAIASAKDLLKEKEITEDDERRFQDEIQKLTDKYIGEAEKALAAKEADLMEI from the coding sequence ATGCTTAACGAGATAAAAAAAGACGCCGAAGGGCGAATGAAAAAAAGTGTGGATGTTCTTGGTCAGAATTTTAACAAAATACGGACCGGCCGCGCCCACCCGAGCATTCTTGAGGGTGTATCTGTCTCGTATTATGGTAATGACACTCCGCTATCTCAGGTCGCCAATATCTCGGTGTTGGATGCTCGAACCTTGTCCATTAGTCCTTGGGAAAAGCAGCTGACACCAGAGATTGAAAAGGCGATCCATAAATCCGATTTAGGTTTGAATCCTGTGACAACCGGAGACCTTATCCGGGTGCCAATGCCTCCTCTAACCGAGGAAACACGTAAGAACTATATTAAACAGGCTCGCAATGAGGCTGAAAATGGTCGCGTGTCCATCCGAAATATTCGTCGAGATGCCATTGCATCCGCGAAAGATCTACTGAAAGAAAAGGAAATCACTGAAGACGATGAGCGTCGTTTTCAGGATGAAATCCAAAAACTCACGGATAAGTACATCGGAGAAGCTGAAAAGGCTCTGGCTGCGAAAGAAGCAGACCTAATGGAAATTTAA
- the ispC gene encoding 1-deoxy-D-xylulose-5-phosphate reductoisomerase, translating to MQTISILGATGSIGESTLDVIRRNRERFEVFALSAHRRVEKLFELCREFDPQYAVLATPDEVAGLQQRLNDAGIRTEVLGGDQALIGVASASEVDTLVAAIVGAAGLPSTYAAVCKGKRVLLANKEALVMSGKLMTQAVKRHNAELLPIDSEHNAIFQCLPSGKNRSFQELGIRKVMLTGSGGPFRDLPLHQLDGVTPEQACDHPNWSMGKKISVDSATMMNKGLEFIEACWLFDLSPQNIDIVVHPQSIIHSMVEYVDGSVLAQLGNPDMRTPIAHCLGWPDRIESGVASLDFYTMADLKFEAPDFERFPCLKYAIQAIETKGEAPVALNAANEIAVESFLAGRIRFTDIAKINAYVMSQASNREPVSLDEVLDADSRARALAVNYLAQLS from the coding sequence ATTCAAACAATTTCAATCCTGGGTGCGACTGGCTCTATCGGCGAAAGTACGTTGGATGTAATTCGACGCAACAGGGAAAGGTTTGAAGTCTTTGCTTTATCTGCCCACCGTCGAGTAGAAAAACTGTTTGAGTTGTGTCGGGAATTTGATCCGCAATATGCTGTGTTGGCTACCCCTGACGAGGTGGCTGGGCTGCAGCAGCGTCTGAACGACGCCGGAATTCGGACTGAAGTCTTGGGCGGGGATCAGGCATTAATTGGTGTGGCATCCGCAAGCGAGGTAGACACATTGGTTGCTGCTATTGTGGGGGCTGCGGGTCTGCCCTCCACGTATGCTGCTGTATGTAAGGGGAAGCGAGTTCTACTTGCGAATAAAGAAGCCCTGGTGATGAGCGGTAAACTAATGACCCAGGCAGTAAAACGCCACAATGCCGAACTGTTGCCAATTGACAGTGAGCATAATGCGATCTTCCAATGTTTACCTTCAGGGAAAAACCGTTCTTTTCAGGAGCTCGGGATTAGAAAAGTAATGCTAACTGGCTCGGGCGGTCCCTTTCGTGATCTACCTTTACACCAGCTTGATGGCGTGACTCCAGAGCAAGCATGTGACCATCCGAACTGGTCAATGGGGAAAAAAATCTCTGTTGATTCTGCAACCATGATGAATAAAGGGTTGGAGTTTATTGAGGCCTGCTGGCTGTTTGACTTGTCTCCTCAGAATATCGATATCGTGGTTCATCCTCAAAGCATTATTCATTCTATGGTGGAGTATGTGGATGGTTCCGTTTTGGCTCAGTTGGGCAACCCCGATATGAGAACTCCGATTGCGCACTGCTTGGGCTGGCCTGATCGGATAGAGTCTGGCGTTGCTTCGTTGGATTTCTATACAATGGCCGATTTGAAATTTGAAGCGCCGGATTTTGAGCGTTTCCCTTGTCTCAAATACGCTATTCAGGCCATAGAGACAAAGGGAGAGGCGCCGGTCGCATTGAATGCTGCCAATGAGATTGCAGTAGAAAGCTTTCTGGCTGGACGAATCCGGTTTACAGACATCGCCAAAATTAATGCGTATGTGATGAGTCAGGCTTCAAATCGCGAACCTGTTTCGCTTGATGAGGTCTTAGATGCAGATTCGAGGGCAAGGGCGCTTGCCGTAAATTATTTAGCACAGTTATCGTAA
- a CDS encoding OmpH family outer membrane protein, which yields MKMNKTCILAFLITFLSASVFAENIVVFDIKQAIYSTDFAQAKDQELQKNAEYSELKKKHESLMAELKDLDKEREKKGLTWSQEQLAESEKKMQFIQEDIKLIRKKLQAELNAVKAEVAKELQPKALKELEKIIKSEGIELVLPPEALVYAAPSRNISQKVTDALNKAK from the coding sequence ATGAAAATGAATAAAACATGCATTTTAGCTTTTTTGATTACTTTTTTGTCTGCCTCTGTTTTCGCAGAAAATATTGTTGTCTTTGATATCAAACAAGCCATTTATAGTACTGATTTTGCACAAGCAAAAGATCAGGAATTACAAAAGAACGCAGAATATTCAGAACTTAAGAAAAAGCACGAAAGCCTGATGGCTGAATTAAAAGATCTGGACAAAGAAAGAGAGAAAAAAGGTTTAACTTGGTCTCAGGAGCAGTTGGCTGAGTCCGAGAAGAAAATGCAGTTCATTCAGGAAGATATCAAGTTAATTCGTAAAAAACTGCAGGCAGAGCTGAATGCGGTTAAGGCTGAGGTGGCAAAAGAGTTGCAACCTAAAGCACTTAAAGAGCTGGAAAAAATTATCAAGTCTGAAGGAATTGAGCTTGTTCTTCCGCCCGAAGCATTAGTTTACGCTGCCCCGTCCCGTAATATTTCTCAAAAAGTTACTGATGCTTTAAATAAAGCGAAATAA
- a CDS encoding phosphatidate cytidylyltransferase has product MLKQRVFTALVLTGSFLLVLFFLPWYIFACFVSVIFCVAAWEWARLSGINSQIGRIVYAFLLLSLSAGGYWWSDWGSDTAFVQSILIVACCWWAFSFFWIQGYPSSSVIWGGMIPRALMGVLVIVPAWIASTYIYSRDNGHWLILFIVFLVASADIGAYFTGRAFGVRKLAPDVSPGKSWEGVWGGLVAAVLLATLFNFIFQAGYWLPLLAIAIPTSLVSVIGDLLESMVKRHAGVKDSSQLLPGHGGVLDRIDGLVAAVPVFTLAYISTPWHL; this is encoded by the coding sequence GTGCTTAAACAACGAGTATTCACTGCCCTGGTCTTGACTGGTAGCTTTCTACTGGTGCTTTTTTTCCTTCCTTGGTACATATTTGCTTGTTTCGTCTCGGTCATATTTTGTGTGGCGGCTTGGGAGTGGGCTCGTTTATCGGGCATTAATTCTCAAATCGGCCGAATTGTATACGCGTTTTTATTGTTATCTCTCTCCGCCGGTGGATATTGGTGGAGTGACTGGGGCAGTGATACTGCCTTTGTGCAATCAATACTGATTGTTGCCTGTTGCTGGTGGGCGTTTTCCTTTTTCTGGATTCAGGGCTATCCAAGCAGTTCTGTGATATGGGGTGGAATGATTCCCAGGGCTTTGATGGGCGTGCTGGTGATTGTTCCCGCCTGGATTGCCTCGACTTATATATACTCCCGCGATAACGGTCATTGGTTGATTCTATTTATCGTATTTTTGGTTGCTAGCGCGGATATTGGTGCTTATTTTACTGGGCGTGCTTTCGGTGTTCGAAAGCTTGCCCCTGATGTCAGTCCAGGTAAGTCCTGGGAGGGGGTCTGGGGTGGTCTGGTCGCTGCAGTGTTACTTGCGACCTTGTTCAACTTTATTTTTCAGGCGGGATATTGGTTGCCTCTTTTAGCTATTGCTATACCGACGTCATTGGTGTCCGTTATTGGTGACTTGCTCGAGAGTATGGTGAAGCGCCATGCCGGTGTTAAAGATAGTAGTCAGTTGTTACCGGGGCATGGTGGGGTGCTGGATCGAATCGATGGTTTAGTTGCCGCAGTTCCGGTTTTTACCTTAGCTTACATATCAACTCCGTGGCATCTATAG
- the rseP gene encoding RIP metalloprotease RseP — MDTLTTVLWFLVALCVLVAVHEYGHFYAARRCGVKVLRFSIGFGHRLFKWTDKRGTEWAFSAIPLGGYVKMLDEREGEVAIEERHLSFNAAKPWQKIFIAFAGPLANIILSVLLYWLLFAQGTVGIAPVIGTVEQGSVAYSAKLEPGQEIVAIDGHKVSTQREVAMVLLGRLGESGKIRFSVRYQNSDLIYESEGRIDKWLQGEENPDPLKGLGLEFFYPPITREVTYVSPGSAAEEGGVKVRDIFISADNVPLDSWETFRDYVSQRPGQEIRFEVERDGELVQLDIVPREYKKPDGTVIGLVGVSPKVEDYPEGMVKKASYSFTQSFIRAVEETQETSSFVLLSMKKLLVGEISIKNLSGPIGIAKVAGDSARSGAWTFLQFLAMISVYLGVLNLLPIPILDGGHIIYGIVEWISGSPVSEKIQMIGNQLGLAMVLCVMVIAFYNDILRL, encoded by the coding sequence TTGGATACATTAACAACGGTTCTTTGGTTTTTAGTTGCATTGTGTGTGCTGGTCGCCGTGCACGAGTATGGACACTTCTATGCAGCGAGACGTTGCGGGGTAAAAGTTCTTCGTTTCTCAATCGGTTTTGGGCATCGCTTATTCAAGTGGACCGATAAACGCGGCACCGAGTGGGCCTTTTCTGCGATTCCGTTGGGTGGATACGTCAAGATGCTCGATGAGCGTGAGGGAGAGGTTGCTATTGAAGAGCGCCATCTCTCGTTTAATGCTGCCAAACCTTGGCAAAAGATCTTCATCGCGTTTGCCGGCCCTTTAGCCAATATTATTCTTTCCGTGCTCTTGTATTGGTTGCTTTTTGCCCAGGGAACGGTTGGTATTGCTCCTGTTATTGGCACCGTGGAACAAGGTTCGGTTGCTTATTCAGCAAAACTGGAGCCTGGGCAGGAGATCGTTGCAATCGATGGCCATAAGGTTTCCACTCAGCGTGAAGTGGCAATGGTGCTTCTCGGTCGTCTGGGGGAAAGTGGTAAGATTCGTTTCTCCGTAAGGTATCAAAACTCAGATCTGATATATGAATCTGAGGGTAGGATTGATAAGTGGTTGCAGGGGGAGGAAAATCCAGACCCATTGAAGGGGTTGGGGCTAGAGTTCTTCTATCCACCGATCACCAGAGAAGTCACTTATGTATCCCCCGGTTCTGCTGCTGAAGAGGGCGGTGTTAAGGTTCGGGATATCTTTATATCCGCTGATAATGTACCTCTGGATTCGTGGGAAACTTTTCGGGATTACGTAAGTCAACGCCCGGGCCAGGAAATACGTTTTGAGGTCGAGCGTGACGGAGAGCTTGTTCAGCTCGATATCGTTCCTCGCGAGTATAAAAAGCCCGATGGTACTGTGATTGGTCTGGTTGGTGTGAGTCCCAAAGTCGAGGACTACCCTGAAGGTATGGTAAAAAAGGCAAGTTACTCCTTTACTCAATCCTTTATTCGCGCTGTTGAAGAAACTCAAGAAACTTCTTCGTTTGTCTTGCTGTCTATGAAAAAGCTTTTAGTTGGAGAGATTTCAATTAAAAACTTGAGTGGTCCAATTGGCATTGCTAAAGTGGCGGGCGATTCCGCCAGAAGTGGTGCATGGACGTTTCTACAGTTCCTGGCCATGATTAGTGTCTACCTTGGAGTGCTCAACTTACTGCCTATTCCTATTCTGGATGGCGGCCATATTATATACGGGATTGTTGAGTGGATATCGGGCAGCCCAGTATCTGAAAAGATACAGATGATTGGTAACCAGCTGGGGTTGGCGATGGTGTTGTGTGTTATGGTGATTGCCTTTTACAACGATATCCTCCGTCTGTGA
- the lpxD gene encoding UDP-3-O-(3-hydroxymyristoyl)glucosamine N-acyltransferase, protein MKEYTLQYISDFLEAELVGDGQHKVGRIAPLGVADQMAISFVASDKYLSAVDNCIAGCLILKPAHADAFSGNKLLVEDPYLAYAKISGLFEPRVSITGVHSTAVVSTTASLGEDVAIGANCVIGDNVSIGSGCEILAGTVIGDNTTIGSNCLLHANVTLYSGITIGDRVIIHSGTAIGSDGFGFAPSAAGWQKIHQIGGVIIGSDVEIGACTAIDRGAIEDTVIEDGVIIDNQVHIAHNVRIGKRSAIAGCVGIAGSTTIGANCTVAGAVAINGHIEIADNTHFHGGTIVTKGNDTGGQFASATPLMDVKKWRRNSVRYTQLDDLATRIKHLEKMLDSKE, encoded by the coding sequence GTGAAAGAATACACTCTTCAGTATATTAGTGATTTCTTAGAGGCTGAACTTGTCGGTGACGGACAGCATAAGGTCGGAAGGATTGCGCCACTTGGGGTGGCGGATCAAATGGCAATTAGTTTTGTCGCTTCCGATAAATATTTATCTGCTGTAGATAACTGTATTGCAGGCTGTTTGATTTTGAAGCCTGCACATGCCGACGCCTTTTCCGGGAATAAGCTTTTAGTTGAAGACCCATACCTTGCTTACGCAAAGATATCCGGGTTGTTTGAACCGCGTGTTTCCATAACGGGTGTTCATTCAACGGCTGTCGTGAGTACAACAGCATCGTTAGGTGAAGATGTTGCTATCGGTGCTAATTGTGTTATCGGAGATAATGTTTCCATTGGTTCAGGATGTGAAATCCTTGCTGGCACTGTTATTGGTGATAACACAACAATAGGTTCGAATTGTTTGCTGCATGCCAACGTTACCCTTTATTCTGGAATCACTATCGGTGATCGGGTAATCATTCACAGTGGTACCGCGATTGGTTCTGATGGTTTTGGCTTTGCGCCAAGTGCTGCTGGTTGGCAAAAAATTCATCAGATCGGTGGCGTGATTATTGGTAGTGACGTCGAGATCGGTGCGTGCACAGCAATTGACCGGGGGGCAATTGAAGATACTGTGATAGAAGATGGTGTCATTATCGATAACCAGGTACATATTGCTCACAATGTACGAATCGGCAAGCGCTCTGCTATTGCTGGCTGCGTTGGAATTGCCGGCAGTACAACCATTGGTGCCAATTGTACTGTTGCCGGTGCTGTAGCAATTAACGGCCATATTGAAATAGCCGATAACACACACTTCCACGGTGGTACAATTGTCACCAAGGGAAATGATACCGGAGGGCAGTTTGCATCTGCCACGCCATTAATGGATGTGAAAAAGTGGCGTAGAAATTCCGTTCGATATACTCAACTTGATGACCTGGCTACTCGCATAAAGCATCTGGAAAAGATGCTGGATTCGAAAGAATAG
- the fabZ gene encoding 3-hydroxyacyl-ACP dehydratase FabZ, translating to MMDILEVKKYLPHRYPFLLIDRVVELIEGESIVAYKNVSVNEEVFQGHFPHFPVFPGVMLVEAMAQACGVLGFKTMDKTPDDGSVYLFAGIDNVRFKRQVIPGDRVFFEAKIVSVKRGIWKFECSAKVDDELVTSATIMCADRSVG from the coding sequence ATGATGGACATACTTGAAGTCAAAAAATACTTACCCCACAGATACCCTTTCTTGCTTATTGACCGAGTGGTTGAGCTAATCGAAGGTGAATCTATCGTTGCGTATAAAAACGTTTCTGTAAATGAAGAAGTCTTTCAGGGACATTTTCCGCATTTCCCAGTATTTCCTGGTGTTATGTTGGTTGAAGCTATGGCTCAGGCATGTGGTGTTTTGGGTTTTAAAACAATGGATAAAACGCCGGATGACGGCTCCGTCTATTTGTTTGCCGGTATCGATAATGTGCGATTTAAAAGACAAGTGATTCCGGGCGATCGAGTATTCTTTGAAGCCAAAATTGTCTCGGTAAAACGTGGTATCTGGAAGTTCGAATGCAGTGCTAAAGTTGATGATGAACTGGTGACCAGTGCGACAATTATGTGCGCAGACAGAAGTGTAGGGTAA